The genomic interval CTGTACAGTGTATCATTTTAGCGGGGACAAATATTGCTGAATGTCAACCGACTATCATGCCTTACTTTGAAAAAGCGAAAGAAAATGGCGCGTTTATTATTGCGATTGATCCGCGAGAAACGGCGACAACGAAAATAGCAGACTTACACTTGAAGGTTAAACCAGGAAAGGATGCTGCTTTAGCCAATGGCTTATTAAAAGTGATTATTGATGAAAATTATGTGGATGAAACATTCGTTCAAGAAAGAGCCAAAGGTTTTACGGAAGTAAAGGAGCATGTTTCTTCTTTTACCTTGGAGGAGATTTCAGAATTGACGGGAGTTCCTGCAGCCGACATCCGTAAGGCTGCTACGATGTTTGGGAAAAAAGAAACGGGCATGATTTTTACAGCAAGAGGGGTTGAACAACAAACGGATGGATCTATTGCTGTTCGTAATTTCTTAAATATTCTAATTGCTACAGGTAAACTTGGAAAATGGGGCTGCGGCTATGGAGCGATTACTGGACAGAGCAACGGTCAGGGAGCAAGAGAACATGGTCAAAAAGCAGACCAACTTCCAGGATATCGTTCCATTGAGAACGAGGAACATCGAGCCTATATTGCGAGTGTGTGGGGAATTCATCAAGATGAGATACCTAGAAAAGGTGTATCCGCTTATGAAATGATGGAGAAAATTCATGATGGCGAGATTACAGGAATGTTTTTAATGTGTTCAAATCCGATTGTTTCCAATCCTAATGCTAACTTCGTGAAAAAAGCATTAAATAAGTTAAAGTTTCTTGTAGTAGCAGATATGTTTATTTCAGAAACTGCTAGATTGGCAGATTTAATTTTACCTACTTCGTCTTATTTAGAAGATGAGGGGACGATGACAAATGTAGAGGGGCGAGTTACATTGCGAGAAGCAAGCTGGCCGACTCCCGAAGAAGTAAAGCATGACTGGCAAATTATTTGTGAGATTGCCCGTGTGCTTGGAAAAGGGGAGTATTTTTCGTTTTCATCTGCTGAGGAAGTTTTTAATGAATTAAGAGCAGCGAGTCGGGGAGGAATAGCAGATTATTATGGAATAACTTATGAGCGTTTGAGGAAGGAGGGCGGCCTTTTATGGCCATGTCCAACACTTGATCATAAAGGAACAGAGCGGTTATTTGAACAATCATTTGCCCATCCTGACGGTTTAGCATCTATGGTGTCTGTACCAAATAGCCCTCAAGTTCCAAAAGAACAGTTAACTGAGGAGTTTCCATTGTACTTAACAACAGGACGGGTGATGTCTCATTATTTAACAGGTGTACAAACGAGAAAAAGCTCTTCGCTTTCAGCTAGGAATTTCGAATCTTATATGGAAATCCATCCAAATACCGCAAGGAAGTATGATATTCAAGATCAATCTTTAGTGAAGATTGAATCTAAGCAAGGAAGCATTATTGTTAGAAGTAAATGGTCAGACACAATTCGGCCTGATACCGTTTTTGTACCATTTCATTGGGCTGATTCGCAAAATGTGAATTGTCTTGTTTCGGAGAAATTAGATCCTACATGCAGGATGCCAGGCTTTAAAGTGAGTGCAGTAAAGATAGCTCCAGTTGTGTAAATAGAAGCTAAAATGAAAAAGGACCATGAGGAAAGAAGATGGAGGCTGATAGCCGAAGTCTTCTTTTTTTATGGAATCGTATTAATAAATGGGGCTTGTGAACTTTATTCCGCCTGTGGGTAGGAGATGAGGATAGAAAAACTATTTTTAAAGAGCGTGGGATTACACTGGTAAGTTATAAAGAGGCTAAAAAAGAAATGGGTGAACAACTGAGTATAGAATAGGAGTTAGAGCCTATAGAGTGGGGGCTTTGGAGAAGGGGTGAAGCGTTATTAATATAAAGACAGCGAAAGTGATGTCGGTTTTATTACCTCCACCTCTAAGCCATTTTGTTCTTCCTGTACACGCGCACGTTTATCTTCAAATGGATTTAATTTAAAAAGTTTAATTGGAAGTGAAGCAGGAGTTATTAGATGCTATTTGTAACGTATGGAATGTATGTGCAGATCCGCGCATCACTATTCTGACGAAGGAACCGAGCAAACCGCCATAAATTGCAAAGAATAGAGACGTCTTATATTAGGGGATGGGACGAATAAGAGAAAATCCTGACTTACTTGTTTGTTTTCTAGTTGGATAAGTTAAAAATCAATAGAATGAAATAAGGTAACTTATGGAGGTGCAAGCCTCTTATAAGTTACCTTATTTGTTTTGCCTTTCTCTATAATTAAGCCGTTTTTTCTTTTAGAGCTAACGTTTTTTTCCATGAAATTTGTGCAACTGTTAACAGAATAAGAGCTGCGATTCCGATGCAAGCATAAACAGCGAATCCAGTTGCATATGTGCCGGTGATTTGCTTTAGTGAGCCGAGTAGATTTGGAATGAAGAATCCGCCTACGCCTCCTGCTGCCCCGACAATACCGGTAATAACGCCAATCTCTTTTTGAAAGCGCTGAGGCACTATTTGGAAAACTGCTCCATTTCCCATTCCGAGACACATCATGCCTAAAAATAATAACATCGTAACAATCGTAAGAGATGGAAGTGTGCTGATTCCAAACATACATAAAGCAAGAATGATAAATAAGAAGTTCAATAGCTTCGCCCCGCCAATTTTATCAGAAATAAAACCACCAATCGGACGGACAAAGCTACCGGCGATTACGCATAATGTAACAAAATCTCCTGCTTGAATTTTTGATAAATCGTATTGATCGACAAAAAAGATGCTTAAAAAGCTAGTTAATCCAACGAATCCACCAAATGTTACACTGTAGAGAAGACAGAAATACCAAGTGTCTTTTAATTTGAAAACAGTTAAATAATTTTTGAGTGGCTGTGGCTCAGGTTGTGTAGGTGGATTTTTCGCAATGAATACATAAGTGATTAAAACGAGTGTGAGTGGAATTAAGGCAACCCCCATTACTCCGTTCCAGCCAAAGTGTTCTGCTAGGCGTGGACCAAATAACGTTGCGAGAACGGTTCCGCTATTCCCTGCCCCAGCAATCCCCATTGCTAATCCTTGTAAGTGAGGAGGGTACCAGCGGCTTGCCATTGGAAGTGCTACCGAGAAGCTTGCTCCAGCAACACCGAGTAATATTCCGATAAAGTAAAGTTCTGACATGGAGTTTCCGAATAACCATCCCCATAATAGAGGAATCATAGTGACAAGCATTCCGCCAATTGCTGTTTGTCGTGGGCCGATTCGATCTGTTAAGACACCGAGTATTAATCGAAAGAAAGAACCAGCAAGAATAGGAATTGCTACAATCATTCCCTTTTCAGCGGGAGATAAATTAAAATCTTCGGTGATATACACACCGAGTGCACCGAGTAACACCCAAATCATAAAACTAACGTCGAAATACAAAAATGAAGCGAGCAAGGAAGGTGCGTGACCATTTTTTGTTAAATTGGATAATTTCATGTGTTAGTCTCTCCTTTTCAAATAATGATTAATGCAAGTATATAGTTTGGTATAAGGGTCTGCTATACTTGCGTAAGGAAATCTAACATCTTTTTTGAAGGTACATCTCTTGCTCTTTCTGTACTGGCTATATTTATGAATAGTGTCGATTTATACGATATTTGGTTTATGTGTGTTGAAAGGTTATGAGGCTAAGAATTAAACATTACATGATTATTGAACAGATTCTTGCATGAAAATAAGCCAGTAAAGGTACCGGGTTCGTTATTTGGGTTACAAGGAGAAACATGCTGCAACTTTAGAATAAGTAAATAGATGAAAAGTTTCAATTTTTCGATAAATTAAAATGTATAGTGGTAATCGTGATGTCGATATATAAGGAGATTGTTTGTTTCATATAGATAGAGCCTTCATTTATAGTTTCTAATACCAAATTGTGCGTTTAATTGCCCTTGTAACATTTTCTTGCGAACAGCTTGTTGTTCTTCTCTTTTCTTTTCTTTTGCTATTTCTTGTCGGATTTCAAATGTTTGGACACCGTCCTCGATTTTATTGGCTATTTCCATTAATAGCTCCACATCTGAAAAAGAATACTTACGGTTCCCGCCGCTGGATCTTTCAGGAAAAATAAGCTTTCTTTCCTCGTAATAACGAATTTGTCTTTCTGACAGACCTGTTAATTCACGCATAACTCCGATAGAAATAACCTTTTTATCTTTATAGGATATATCTTTATCCATCTTCATTCACCTCGAAAAGAATAATTATTTAATTCTTCAAACTTATTCAACTTTTCAGATTTAAATAAATTATACACTATTTATGACGGAATTGTGTCACTAAATATAACGTAATGAGAAATTTGGTACATTGTTCATAAAAAATACCTAATTTATATAGAAGGGAGTTTATATTTAGAAATCTCTGTGGGGAACCAACTTGTTTAACGTAAGCGGTACTCTGTAAAGAGAGTACTTTTAAAAAATGATGTTAGATTTACTGACAATACTGTGGAACATTCTTGTTGAGCTGTTTATAATTTGGACTATATTCATTTCCTAAATTGATTGGGGGACCTTACATGTTAAAGCAAAAAATCGTATTAATCGGGAATGGTATGGCCGGAGTTCGATGTATCGAAGAAATGTTGAAAATTCAACCAAACCATTTTGAAATAACCATTTTCGGAAGTGAGCCTCATCCGAATTATAATAGAATCCTATTATCAAAAGTATTACAAGGTGATACGACGATTGATGATATTACTTTAAATGATTGGAATTGGTATGAGGAGAACGGTATTCAATTATATACGGGTGAAACAGTGACACATATTGATACTGCGAAGCAAGTCGTTTATTCCGATAAAAATCGCGAAGTTCGCTATGATCAATTAATTTTGGCTACAGGGTCGCTTCCTTTTATTCTCCCAATTCCGGGAGTGGATAAAGAAGGCGTAACTGGTTTTCGGGATATTCAAGATTGCGAAAAGATGATGGAATATTCTAATAAATATAAAAAAGCAGCTGTAATTGGTGGGGGATTGTTAGGTCTTGAAGCGGCGAGAGGTCTGTTGGATTTAGGGATGGAGGTTGACGTAGTTCATCTTTCTGATTATTTAATGGATCGACAGTTGGATCCAGCAGCTAGTAAATTATTGCAAAAGGAATTAGAAGGTCAAGGCATGAACTTTTTACTTGGAAAAAATACGCAAGAAGTCATTGGTAACACACATGTTGAGGGGCTTCGTTTTAGTGATGGGGAAGAAATTAAAGCTGACTTAGTAGTAATGGCGGTTGGAATTAAGCCGCATATTCAACTTGCTATAGATAGTGAGATTCCAGTTAATCGAGGAATCATCGTCAATGATTACATGGAAACAAACATCCCGAATGTTTACGCAGTGGGCGAATGTGCGGAACATCGTGGTGTAGTGTATGGATTAGTTGCTCCGCTTTATGAACAAGGGAAGGTATTAGCGAAAAGAATTTGTGGAATAGAAGGAGATCCATATGAAGGAACAGTGCTTTCTACACAATTAAAGGTTTCAGGTGTGGATGTCTTTTCGGCGGGGGAAATTTTTGAAAATGAACAGACGAAAACAATTAAATCTTTTAATGATTGGGAGGGAACATATAAAAACGTCCTTATTCAAGATGGGAAAATAATAGGGGCCGTCTTGTTCGGCGATACAAAGGAAGGCAATAAATTACTAAGTTTCATTAATAAACGTGCAGATGTTACAGAATATTTGGAAGCGGAAAAAGGGGAAGAAGCAGGTGCTAGTCTTGTTGCTACAATGCCTAATGAGGAAATCATCTGTGGATGTAATGGTGTTACAAAAGGAGATATTGTT from Peribacillus asahii carries:
- the nirB gene encoding nitrite reductase large subunit NirB; protein product: MLKQKIVLIGNGMAGVRCIEEMLKIQPNHFEITIFGSEPHPNYNRILLSKVLQGDTTIDDITLNDWNWYEENGIQLYTGETVTHIDTAKQVVYSDKNREVRYDQLILATGSLPFILPIPGVDKEGVTGFRDIQDCEKMMEYSNKYKKAAVIGGGLLGLEAARGLLDLGMEVDVVHLSDYLMDRQLDPAASKLLQKELEGQGMNFLLGKNTQEVIGNTHVEGLRFSDGEEIKADLVVMAVGIKPHIQLAIDSEIPVNRGIIVNDYMETNIPNVYAVGECAEHRGVVYGLVAPLYEQGKVLAKRICGIEGDPYEGTVLSTQLKVSGVDVFSAGEIFENEQTKTIKSFNDWEGTYKNVLIQDGKIIGAVLFGDTKEGNKLLSFINKRADVTEYLEAEKGEEAGASLVATMPNEEIICGCNGVTKGDIVQAIESQGLTSVEEVKGCTSASRSCGGCKSLVADLLECTLGDAFSKSNQKEPICSCTTLSRDDVIAEIREKNLTHTREVMSVLGWTTSEGCSKCRPALNYYLGMVNPLEYKDERESRYVNERLHANIQKDGTFSVVPRMYGGVTNSDQLRKIADVADKYNVPLLKVTGGQRIDMFGVKKEDLPKVWADLDMPSGYAYGKTLRTVKTCVGESFCRFGTQDSMGLGIALEKKFERVGTPHKFKMAVSACPRNCAESGIKDLGVVGVDGAWEIYVGGNGGTHLRAADLLCKVKTSDEVIEITGAYFQYYRETAVYLERTSVWVERMGLDSIRAVIEDKQNRIELNQRLNEALSVLQDPWKEALNSDRILKDLYQSVKVPAGVK
- the nasC gene encoding assimilatory nitrate reductase catalytic subunit NasC, with the translated sequence MTEMLLKYFRNQQKQVQSEKLYDTQCPYCSMQCKMQFIEQTIVTGKKYMTIGKDNPTSQGRLCIKGMNAHQHALHHERIKYPLLKVNGEFTRISWEEALNHIKENFTKIQSEDGMNALSVYGSASITNEEAYLLGKFARVALKTKYIDYNGRLCMSAAASAASQTFGMDRGLTNSLAEIPSVQCIILAGTNIAECQPTIMPYFEKAKENGAFIIAIDPRETATTKIADLHLKVKPGKDAALANGLLKVIIDENYVDETFVQERAKGFTEVKEHVSSFTLEEISELTGVPAADIRKAATMFGKKETGMIFTARGVEQQTDGSIAVRNFLNILIATGKLGKWGCGYGAITGQSNGQGAREHGQKADQLPGYRSIENEEHRAYIASVWGIHQDEIPRKGVSAYEMMEKIHDGEITGMFLMCSNPIVSNPNANFVKKALNKLKFLVVADMFISETARLADLILPTSSYLEDEGTMTNVEGRVTLREASWPTPEEVKHDWQIICEIARVLGKGEYFSFSSAEEVFNELRAASRGGIADYYGITYERLRKEGGLLWPCPTLDHKGTERLFEQSFAHPDGLASMVSVPNSPQVPKEQLTEEFPLYLTTGRVMSHYLTGVQTRKSSSLSARNFESYMEIHPNTARKYDIQDQSLVKIESKQGSIIVRSKWSDTIRPDTVFVPFHWADSQNVNCLVSEKLDPTCRMPGFKVSAVKIAPVV
- a CDS encoding nitrate/nitrite transporter gives rise to the protein MKLSNLTKNGHAPSLLASFLYFDVSFMIWVLLGALGVYITEDFNLSPAEKGMIVAIPILAGSFFRLILGVLTDRIGPRQTAIGGMLVTMIPLLWGWLFGNSMSELYFIGILLGVAGASFSVALPMASRWYPPHLQGLAMGIAGAGNSGTVLATLFGPRLAEHFGWNGVMGVALIPLTLVLITYVFIAKNPPTQPEPQPLKNYLTVFKLKDTWYFCLLYSVTFGGFVGLTSFLSIFFVDQYDLSKIQAGDFVTLCVIAGSFVRPIGGFISDKIGGAKLLNFLFIILALCMFGISTLPSLTIVTMLLFLGMMCLGMGNGAVFQIVPQRFQKEIGVITGIVGAAGGVGGFFIPNLLGSLKQITGTYATGFAVYACIGIAALILLTVAQISWKKTLALKEKTA
- a CDS encoding MerR family transcriptional regulator, whose amino-acid sequence is MDKDISYKDKKVISIGVMRELTGLSERQIRYYEERKLIFPERSSGGNRKYSFSDVELLMEIANKIEDGVQTFEIRQEIAKEKKREEQQAVRKKMLQGQLNAQFGIRNYK